The nucleotide sequence GGATCGTCTCGTAGTCGGCGTCGACGACGTCCGCCGGCACGGCGTCGATTTCCGCCCAGACGGCCCGCTTGTACAGGTCGCGAGTGCGGAGGCGACGCGCGGTCTCCGCGGTCGCGTCCGTCGTCCGAAGCGCGACGAGGAGGTCGTGATCGTCCATCCGCCGGAGCGCCTCGGGCGAGGTGTCGGTGACGTCGAGCAGCCGCTCCGCGCCGCGCCGGAGCATCGTCTTCGAGATGCGGGCGACGTGGTGCTGATAGACGGTCGGATTCATCAACGCACGCGCGAGCAACAGCGACTCGGCGGTCTGGACGTTCCCCTCCGCGAGCACGAGCTCGCCGTCGACGAACGTGAGTTCGCGGACGAGTCGCCCGTGGTCGATCGTCCCGTAGGGAACGCCCGTGTGGTGGGCGTCGCGGACGAGGTAGTCCATCCGGTCGACGTCCAGTTCGCCGGAGACGAGCTGGCCGTACTGGCCCTCGCCCGCGACGAGATCGGCGACGCGGCCCGGATCGATGTCGTGCTCGCGAAGGATGTCGCCCACCGATCCCGCCGCGAGCAACTCGGTGACGTCGTCGTGGTACTTGCCCGTGTACCGGTGCGTCACGGGTTCGACGTTGTGGCTGTACGGCCCGTGGCCGACGTCGTGCAATAGTGCGGCGGCGCGGATCTCCTCGGCGCGTCGCCCCTCGATTCCGAGGTGCGAGAGCGCGCGGTCGGCGAGGTGGTAGACGCCCAAGGAGTGCTCGAAGCGGGTGTGGTTCGCGGAGGGGTAGACCAACTGGACGGTGCCCAACTGCTTGACGTGTCGGAGTCGCTGGACCGGCTCGGTGTCGAGAAGGGCGGCGGCGACGCCCTCGACCTCGATGTGGTCGTGGACGCTGTCCTTGATCGTCGTCATACGTCGCGTTGGCGCGGCATCGTACAAAAACCGTCGGGCGTACCGGCAAGCGACCGCCACGGTTCACCCCAATTTAGCCGGATTTAGCCCCCGTCTAAGGTGTGAATTCGGATTGACTGTCGGCCCGGTTGAAGTCCCCTCGCACTCACAATCTAGTTGCGACGTCGTGCCGCGCCGCGCGGCGTCGCTGCGCGGTCGAACCGATGGATGGTCGGTGACGCCGCACGCCCACATGGACGGCTTCGGACGCTCCCCCACTGGCGTTCGC is from Halobellus sp. LT62 and encodes:
- a CDS encoding HD domain-containing protein — encoded protein: MTTIKDSVHDHIEVEGVAAALLDTEPVQRLRHVKQLGTVQLVYPSANHTRFEHSLGVYHLADRALSHLGIEGRRAEEIRAAALLHDVGHGPYSHNVEPVTHRYTGKYHDDVTELLAAGSVGDILREHDIDPGRVADLVAGEGQYGQLVSGELDVDRMDYLVRDAHHTGVPYGTIDHGRLVRELTFVDGELVLAEGNVQTAESLLLARALMNPTVYQHHVARISKTMLRRGAERLLDVTDTSPEALRRMDDHDLLVALRTTDATAETARRLRTRDLYKRAVWAEIDAVPADVVDADYETIRDLEAEIAARADLPPERVVVDVPARPAMTESTSRVMVSGEMRRLGKQSPLVSALRTAQRQQWRLGVYVPEAETDAVGRTAVETLGLDIDGALVSDVRPGVTATLDEFTES